The Alnus glutinosa chromosome 7, dhAlnGlut1.1, whole genome shotgun sequence genome includes a region encoding these proteins:
- the LOC133873644 gene encoding pentatricopeptide repeat-containing protein At5g42450, mitochondrial produces MKPIIYRLPISQPTLRKTQSLACSLLVDIQKAYAHVHKLGISAAQPDIHSESTSFSVALQLFDEASELSVVSATAIIGRFVQQHRHEEAMYLFARMLVSNIRPNEFTFGTVTHSSTALGNLYIGKQIHACATKIGLHSNVYVGSALLDHYAKLSTIEEAQRVFEDTCNRNVVSYTTLIGGYLKKERTEDAFHLFREMPERNIVSWNAMIGGCSQTGHNEEAVNLFVEMLGEGLLPNHSTFPCAISAAANIAALGMGKSFHACAVKFLGKLDVFVGNSLISFYAKCGNMEDSLLVFNKLSERNIVSWNAVICGYAQNGRGEEAISFFERMQAVGCKPNSVTLLGLLWACNHAGLVDEGFSYFSRARLEDPSMLKPEHYACIVDLLSRSGRFRQAEEFLCDLPFDPGIGFWKALLGGCQIHSNMELAQFAAQKILALDPEDVSSYVMLSNAHSAAGRWLSVSTIRREMKEKGLKRIPGSSWIEIGSKVHVFVTGDWSHHQKDEMYMALRFCMEHLREIKASNLLEES; encoded by the coding sequence ATGAAACCCATAATTTACAGACTCCCCATCTCTCAGCCCACATTGAGAAAAACCCAGAGCTTAGCCTGTAGCCTTCTCGTTGATATTCAGAAAGCTTATGCACATGTCCATAAACTAGGAATCTCAGCTGCTCAGCCTGATATTCACTCAGAATCAACATCATTCTCGGTTGCTCTTCAACTGTTCGACGAAGCGTCTGAGTTGAGCGTAGTGTCTGCCACAGCCATCATTGGGCGCTTTGTTCAACAGCACCGCCATGAAGAGGCCATGTATCTTTTCGCAAGGATGCTTGTATCAAATATTAGACCCAATGAGTTCACATTTGGGACCGTAACTCACTCATCAACTGCGCTGGGAAACCTTTATATAGGGAAGCAAATTCACGCTTGCGCAACGAAGATTGGCCTTCACTCGAATGTTTATGTTGGTAGCGCACTTTTAGATCATTATGCCAAGTTGAGTACCATTGAAGAAGCTCAAAGGGTTTTTGAAGATACCTGCAACCGGAATGTGGTATCTTACACGACTTTGATAGGTGGCTACCTGAAAAAAGAGAGGACTGAAGACGCTTTCCACCTCTTTCGAGAGATGCCCGAGAGAAACATTGTTTCTTGGAATGCAATGATTGGCGGGTGTAGCCAAACAGGCCACAATGAAGAGGCTGTGAATCTTTTTGTTGAGATGCTTGGAGAAGGGTTGCTGCCTAATCATTCAACTTTTCCTTGTGCTATTAGTGCAGCTGCCAATATAGCAGCCCTTGGAATGGGAAAAAGTTTTCATGCTTGTGCTGTTAAGTTCTTGGGTAAGCTTGATGTGTTTGTTGGCAATTCTCTGATCAGCTTTTATGCCAAATGTGGAAACATGGAAGACAGTCTCTTGGTTTTTAATAAACTTTCTGAAAGAAATATTGTTTCTTGGAATGCTGTGATATGTGGTTATGCACAGAATGGTAGAGGAGAGGAAGCCATTAGCTTCTTTGAGAGGATGCAGGCCGTAGGTTGTAAACCTAATAGTGTTACACTTCTTGGGCTATTATGGGCTTGTAATCATGCTGGCCTTGTTGATGAGGGTTTTTCATATTTCTCTCGCGCAAGACTTGAAGACCCTAGCATGCTAAAGCCGGAGCACTATGCTTGTATTGTTGACTTACTCTCCCGCTCAGGGCGCTTCAGACAAGCTGAGGAGTTCCTTTGCGATTTGCCATTTGATCCAGGAATTGGGTTTTGGAAAGCATTGCTTGGAGGCTGTCAGATTCACTCAAATATGGAATTGGCGCAGTTTGCCGCTCAAAAAATCCTAGCTCTGGATCCTGAAGACGTTTCATCATATGTAATGCTGTCAAATGCTCATTCTGCAGCTGGTAGATGGCTGAGTGTGTCAACAATAAGAAGAGAGATGAAAGAGAAGGGTTTGAAGAGGATTCCAGGTAGTAGCTGGATTGAAATCGGAAGCAAAGTTCACGTCTTTGTAACTGGAGACTGGAGTCATCACCAAAAGGATGAAATGTATATGGCCTTGCGGTTTTGTATGGAGCATTTAAGGGAGATCAAAGCTTCCAATCTTCTTGAAGAGTCGTGA